The Diaphorobacter ruginosibacter genome contains a region encoding:
- a CDS encoding RNA-binding S4 domain-containing protein gives MNSTLESMRLDKWLWCARFYKTRSVAVEEIGKGRVTVNQQNAKAARELRVGDTVSLRQGVVERIVVVQALSNMRGPAPVAQQLYKETEASQKARAEAAERRRLAPEPAATLSEGRPTKRDRRQIDQVRHDWDDRWSASIDDE, from the coding sequence ATGAACTCAACACTCGAATCGATGCGCCTGGACAAATGGCTCTGGTGCGCCCGTTTCTACAAGACCCGCTCGGTGGCCGTGGAGGAAATCGGCAAGGGCCGCGTCACCGTCAACCAGCAGAACGCCAAGGCCGCACGCGAACTGCGCGTGGGCGACACGGTGTCGCTGCGCCAGGGAGTGGTGGAGCGCATCGTGGTCGTGCAGGCCCTCAGCAACATGCGCGGCCCCGCGCCCGTGGCCCAGCAGCTGTACAAGGAAACCGAGGCCAGCCAGAAGGCCCGCGCCGAAGCGGCCGAACGGCGCCGCCTCGCTCCCGAACCGGCAGCCACGCTGAGCGAGGGCCGCCCGACGAAGCGCGACCGCCGGCAGATCGATCAGGTGCGCCACGACTGGGACGATCGCTGGAGCGCCTCCATCGACGACGAATGA
- a CDS encoding efflux transporter outer membrane subunit: MPFKPIRTSPRALLSPLASITALAAALALAGCASQGPDHPAYKELGAADVGLATLTTSADPSSAEAIAAPDWWKQLGDARLDALIDKALEGSPSLAASHARFDKAAALATASSTATDVHGTVSASATRQHYTENGMIPAPIAGNIYNSADLQAGLSWTPDFFGRYGAQLQAALGQARAAKADSAAAANQLAEKVARSYVTLARLLAQREVAERTLQQRQSLLELSQQRTRQGLDSQVELTQAEAGLPDAGTQIEMLDEQITLARRTIAVLCAEAPDAEAALTPELNTLQVQKIPTVLGADLLGRRPDVVAARWRVEAATQGIASARADFYPDINLTAFIGLNALGLDNLLKGSSRQFGMTPALRLPIFEGERLRAQLRGKQADLDTAIAQYNGVVLDAVKSAGDAIASVQSLERQNRLQTESLSKAERAYDFAVQRYKAGLANQIVVLNTEGQVITQRKLAVELRARELDTRIALMSALGGGWLDDTGTVQVSSNH, encoded by the coding sequence ATGCCCTTCAAGCCCATCCGCACATCACCCCGTGCACTGTTGTCTCCTCTGGCCTCCATCACCGCGCTCGCCGCGGCGCTGGCGCTGGCTGGCTGCGCATCGCAGGGTCCCGATCACCCGGCATACAAGGAACTCGGCGCGGCCGACGTCGGCCTGGCCACGCTCACCACGTCGGCCGATCCCTCCAGTGCCGAAGCCATCGCGGCCCCCGACTGGTGGAAGCAGCTCGGCGACGCCCGGCTCGACGCCCTGATCGACAAGGCGCTTGAGGGCAGTCCGAGCCTCGCCGCCAGCCACGCGCGCTTCGACAAGGCCGCCGCGCTGGCCACCGCCAGCAGCACGGCCACCGATGTCCACGGCACGGTGAGCGCCAGCGCCACGCGCCAGCACTACACGGAAAACGGGATGATCCCCGCGCCTATCGCAGGCAACATCTACAACAGTGCCGATCTTCAGGCCGGGCTGTCGTGGACGCCCGACTTCTTCGGCCGCTACGGTGCGCAGTTGCAGGCCGCCCTGGGCCAGGCCCGGGCCGCCAAGGCGGACAGCGCGGCCGCCGCCAACCAGCTGGCCGAGAAAGTGGCCCGCAGCTATGTCACGCTGGCGCGCCTGCTGGCCCAGCGCGAGGTGGCCGAGCGCACGCTGCAGCAGCGCCAGTCGCTTCTGGAGCTGAGCCAGCAGCGCACGCGCCAGGGCCTGGACAGCCAGGTCGAGCTCACACAGGCCGAAGCGGGCCTGCCCGACGCCGGCACGCAGATCGAGATGCTTGACGAGCAGATCACCCTGGCGCGGCGCACCATCGCCGTGCTGTGCGCCGAGGCGCCGGATGCAGAGGCCGCGCTCACGCCCGAGCTCAACACGTTGCAGGTGCAGAAGATCCCGACGGTACTGGGTGCCGACCTGCTGGGCCGCCGCCCCGACGTGGTGGCCGCGCGCTGGCGCGTGGAAGCCGCAACGCAGGGCATCGCGAGCGCACGCGCCGACTTCTACCCGGACATCAATCTCACCGCCTTCATCGGGCTCAACGCGCTGGGCCTGGACAACCTGCTCAAGGGCAGCTCGCGCCAGTTCGGCATGACCCCTGCCCTGCGCCTGCCCATCTTCGAGGGCGAGCGCCTGCGCGCGCAACTGCGGGGCAAGCAGGCCGACCTGGATACCGCCATCGCGCAATACAACGGCGTGGTGCTCGATGCGGTGAAGTCGGCGGGCGATGCAATCGCATCCGTGCAATCGCTCGAACGCCAGAACCGTCTGCAGACCGAATCGCTGTCCAAGGCCGAACGAGCCTACGACTTCGCGGTGCAGCGCTACAAGGCGGGGCTCGCCAACCAGATCGTCGTGCTGAACACCGAAGGCCAGGTCATCACCCAGCGCAAGCTGGCCGTGGAACTGCGCGCCCGCGAACTCGACACCCGCATTGCGTTGATGTCGGCGCTGGGCGGTGGCTGGCTGGACGACACCGGTACGGTGCAGGTCAGCAGCAACCATTGA
- a CDS encoding cytochrome P450 has translation MSQQFSNDFWNRMYELAHEAPGRNAEVMHDGGRVVVVQDLDDADAVLRKRLANYPKNLQWFAQVGGQSRLTEDGDQWRFRSGLSQPSFSRYDHDRGYAISARQARRMAGLLVANTKAPLLDEDAIHHSILSIFTEMFLDVELDRIPMAHDGPSRLIELASRYTCIHRGQGQDAHTKEHIRQILESRRQVFGGMQCLRDAGDYDSAMMRRMLAAEAVPGYDFRFEKEMTTLFVAGADTASNSTGWALHLLATYPELQERLHAGQRAIHASLPDGPERCKAILADQDLKAFVSELLRLHSPLPFVTRVARADDRLSDIDVHAGDVVIVSLIGVNRKAMARPDFWIPDIDAAAREGVGMGTGIHSSFTWGARVCGGRNFALLELTTVLSFLIAELRLELSEDLPVENEWVGQMRRKGGHRVRVTARS, from the coding sequence ATGAGCCAGCAGTTTTCCAATGATTTCTGGAATCGCATGTACGAGCTCGCGCATGAGGCGCCGGGCCGGAATGCCGAGGTCATGCATGACGGCGGCCGTGTGGTGGTGGTGCAGGACCTGGATGACGCCGATGCCGTGCTGCGCAAGCGCCTGGCCAACTATCCCAAGAATCTGCAATGGTTTGCCCAGGTGGGCGGGCAGTCGCGGCTGACCGAGGATGGCGACCAGTGGCGTTTCCGCTCGGGGCTGTCGCAGCCGTCCTTCAGCCGGTACGACCATGACCGCGGCTACGCCATCAGCGCCAGGCAGGCGCGGCGGATGGCCGGCCTGCTTGTGGCCAACACCAAGGCGCCGCTGCTGGACGAGGACGCGATCCATCACAGCATCCTGTCCATCTTCACGGAGATGTTCCTTGACGTGGAGCTCGACAGGATACCCATGGCACATGACGGCCCATCGCGGCTGATCGAGCTCGCGTCCAGGTACACCTGCATCCATCGCGGGCAGGGCCAGGACGCGCACACCAAGGAACATATCCGGCAGATTCTCGAATCGCGCCGACAGGTGTTCGGCGGCATGCAATGCCTGCGCGACGCAGGTGACTACGACAGTGCCATGATGCGCAGGATGCTGGCGGCAGAGGCCGTGCCGGGCTATGACTTCCGTTTTGAAAAGGAAATGACGACGCTTTTCGTTGCCGGGGCCGACACCGCATCGAACTCCACCGGGTGGGCGCTGCACCTGCTGGCAACCTACCCCGAACTGCAGGAGCGCCTGCATGCGGGGCAGCGCGCCATCCATGCATCCCTGCCGGATGGTCCCGAGCGTTGCAAAGCGATCCTTGCCGATCAGGACCTGAAGGCCTTCGTCTCCGAACTGCTGCGCCTGCATTCGCCGCTGCCGTTCGTGACGCGCGTGGCGAGGGCGGACGACCGCCTGTCGGACATCGACGTGCACGCCGGGGACGTGGTGATCGTGTCCCTCATCGGAGTGAACCGCAAGGCGATGGCGCGGCCGGATTTCTGGATTCCGGACATCGATGCCGCAGCGCGCGAGGGCGTGGGCATGGGAACCGGTATCCACTCCAGCTTCACCTGGGGCGCGAGAGTCTGCGGCGGGCGGAACTTCGCACTGCTGGAGTTGACGACCGTATTGAGCTTCCTGATCGCCGAGCTGCGCCTGGAGCTGTCCGAAGACCTGCCGGTCGAGAACGAGTGGGTGGGGCAGATGCGAAGAAAAGGCGGCCACCGCGTACGCGTGACCGCCAGATCATGA
- a CDS encoding CopD family protein, which produces MLFIILKLVHLISIVIWVGGMFFAHFFLRPAAQELEAPVRVKLMRDVLGRFFSTVLVLILLILLSGIGLIGSVHGMAAKVGAQFSMPLSWIVMTVLGVIMMAVFGHIRFALYKRLNAAVEARDWPAGGAALASIRKLVALNLALGLVIIAAMRFPLG; this is translated from the coding sequence ATGCTGTTCATCATTCTCAAGCTCGTCCACCTGATCTCCATCGTCATCTGGGTGGGCGGCATGTTCTTTGCCCATTTCTTCCTGCGCCCTGCAGCGCAGGAACTGGAGGCACCCGTGCGTGTCAAGCTGATGCGCGACGTGCTGGGCCGGTTCTTCTCGACCGTCCTCGTACTGATCCTGCTGATTCTCCTGAGCGGCATCGGCCTGATCGGATCGGTGCACGGCATGGCCGCCAAGGTGGGCGCCCAGTTCTCGATGCCCCTGTCCTGGATCGTCATGACCGTCCTGGGCGTGATCATGATGGCCGTGTTCGGGCACATCCGCTTCGCGCTGTACAAGCGGCTCAACGCGGCAGTCGAGGCCAGGGACTGGCCCGCAGGTGGTGCCGCGCTCGCCTCCATCCGCAAGCTGGTGGCCCTGAACCTGGCCCTGGGGCTGGTGATCATCGCGGCCATGCGCTTCCCGCTGGGCTGA
- a CDS encoding acyl carrier protein: MSQDSLEITRRLIAETLLIPQDSIQAHDEIAQLKNIDSLSFEMIIVAIETETGKAIDPMRMFELKTVGDLARLL; encoded by the coding sequence ATGAGCCAAGATAGCCTGGAAATCACCCGCCGCCTGATTGCGGAGACGCTGCTGATCCCGCAGGACAGCATCCAAGCGCATGACGAGATAGCGCAGCTGAAGAACATCGACAGCCTGTCATTCGAGATGATCATCGTCGCCATCGAGACCGAGACGGGAAAAGCCATCGACCCCATGCGCATGTTCGAGCTCAAGACAGTGGGCGACCTGGCAAGGCTGCTGTGA
- a CDS encoding DHA2 family efflux MFS transporter permease subunit: MSSSLSASTGPGAPAAPPPAAPAMPARPEPLKGATLAMGTLALSLATFMNVLDSSIANVAIPAISGDVGVSPSQGTWVITSFGVANAISVPLTGWLTQRFGAVRLFTMSVLLFVLTSWLCGFASSLEMLVLFRVLQGAVAGPMIPLSQTLLLSSYPASKAGIALSLWGMTTLVAPVVGPLLGGWITDNISWPWIFYINVPVGLLSAFMTWSIYRKRETPTRKLPIDTVGLTLLVLWVGALQLMLDKGKELDWFASSTIITLAVLAVVSFAVFIVWELTDDHPVVDLRLFLRRNFAAGSIALSIAYGVFFGNVVLLPLWLQQWLGYTSTSAGMALAPVGIFAIILTPLVGRKVSVWDPRKMATFAFMVFALVLWMRSHFNTDTDFQHILIPTLIQGGAMAFFFIPLTTITLAGLTPDRIPAAAGLSNFVRITLGAMGTSIATTLWENRAAMHHAHLTELMIQGQGPFALTLRGLRATGLNQEQALAQINRLIDQQAFTKAANDIFFASACMFLGLIVLIWFTKRPAPHAGGGAEASGAH, translated from the coding sequence ATGTCGTCTTCCCTCTCCGCATCCACCGGACCCGGCGCACCAGCTGCACCGCCGCCGGCCGCACCCGCGATGCCCGCACGGCCCGAGCCGCTCAAGGGCGCGACGCTTGCCATGGGCACGCTCGCGCTGTCCCTTGCCACGTTCATGAACGTGCTCGATTCGTCGATCGCCAACGTGGCCATTCCCGCCATCTCCGGCGACGTGGGCGTGAGCCCCAGCCAGGGCACCTGGGTGATCACGAGCTTCGGCGTGGCCAACGCGATCTCCGTGCCGCTCACCGGCTGGCTCACGCAACGCTTTGGCGCCGTCCGGCTGTTCACGATGAGCGTGCTGCTGTTCGTGCTCACCTCATGGCTGTGCGGCTTCGCCTCCTCGCTCGAGATGCTGGTGCTGTTCCGCGTGCTGCAGGGCGCCGTGGCGGGCCCGATGATCCCGCTGTCGCAGACGCTGCTGCTGTCGAGCTACCCCGCCTCCAAGGCCGGCATCGCGCTGTCGCTCTGGGGCATGACCACGCTGGTCGCGCCGGTGGTCGGCCCGCTGCTTGGCGGCTGGATCACCGACAACATCTCCTGGCCCTGGATCTTCTACATCAACGTGCCCGTGGGCCTGCTCTCGGCATTCATGACGTGGAGCATCTACCGCAAGCGCGAGACTCCCACGCGCAAGCTGCCGATCGACACGGTCGGCCTGACGCTGCTGGTGCTGTGGGTGGGCGCTCTGCAGCTCATGCTCGACAAGGGCAAGGAGCTCGACTGGTTCGCATCGAGCACCATCATCACGCTCGCCGTGCTGGCGGTGGTGAGCTTCGCCGTCTTCATCGTCTGGGAGCTCACCGACGATCACCCCGTGGTGGATCTGCGCCTGTTCCTGCGCCGCAACTTCGCGGCCGGCTCGATCGCGCTGTCGATCGCCTACGGCGTGTTCTTCGGCAACGTGGTGCTGCTGCCGCTGTGGCTTCAGCAATGGCTCGGCTACACCTCCACCTCGGCCGGCATGGCGCTGGCACCCGTGGGCATTTTCGCGATCATTCTCACGCCGCTCGTGGGCCGCAAGGTCTCGGTGTGGGACCCGCGCAAGATGGCCACTTTCGCGTTCATGGTGTTCGCGCTCGTGCTGTGGATGCGCTCGCACTTCAACACCGACACCGACTTCCAGCACATCCTGATTCCCACGCTGATCCAGGGTGGCGCGATGGCGTTCTTCTTCATCCCGCTCACCACGATCACGCTGGCGGGATTGACGCCCGATCGCATCCCCGCCGCCGCCGGCCTCAGCAACTTCGTGCGCATCACGCTCGGGGCGATGGGCACGTCGATCGCCACCACGCTGTGGGAAAACCGCGCAGCCATGCACCATGCGCACTTGACCGAGTTGATGATCCAGGGCCAGGGCCCGTTTGCCCTCACCCTCAGGGGCCTGCGGGCCACGGGGCTGAATCAGGAGCAGGCGCTTGCGCAGATCAACCGCCTGATCGACCAGCAGGCCTTCACCAAGGCCGCGAACGACATCTTCTTCGCGTCGGCCTGCATGTTCCTCGGATTGATCGTGCTGATCTGGTTCACCAAGCGTCCGGCGCCGCATGCCGGCGGGGGTGCCGAGGCTTCCGGGGCGCACTGA
- a CDS encoding MFS transporter, which translates to MQTRTNAHCTPSSPSATGASPPAALHARRWLILAIVSVALLLIVIDVTVLYTALPRLTHELAASASAKLWIMNAYALAVSGLLLGMGTLGDRLGHKRLFVAGLAVFGLASLAAAFSPTAGWLIAARAFLGLGAAMMMPATLSLIRLTFTNEQERAFAIGVWASVASGGMAFGPVVGGALLEHFWWGSVFLINVPIVLIALPLAVYFIPRGGPTSDRPWDPVASLQALVALVGITYAVKESGKQAPDWLAALAALVIGSLFAWRFVRRQLDSADPLLDLSLFRHRAFSAAVAGAMVTAAALIGMELMFSQRLQLVLGQSPLQTGWAILPLPLAAFVAGPLAGHWLSRIGHQRMLPGGLLVAGIGMAAFVLTHSAQQPLWQVGSLVLMGLGMGAAITTASSTIMLSAPEDRAGMAASVEEVSYELGGALGITLSGGLLSAVYTHAMPPLAELSTPGAAPLPSTVRDSLDEALMLAESLGSETGIRRLTDAAFSAFGQAFDVVLAVNTALLCMVAVLAWWSLKSRR; encoded by the coding sequence ATGCAAACGCGCACCAACGCCCATTGCACCCCATCCTCCCCGTCCGCCACCGGCGCTTCACCGCCGGCCGCGCTGCACGCCCGACGCTGGCTCATCCTTGCCATCGTCTCCGTGGCGCTGCTCCTGATCGTGATCGACGTGACGGTGCTCTACACCGCGTTGCCTCGGCTCACCCATGAACTGGCGGCATCCGCGTCAGCCAAGCTCTGGATCATGAATGCCTACGCGCTGGCCGTTTCCGGGCTGCTGCTGGGCATGGGCACGCTTGGCGACCGGCTGGGCCACAAGCGGCTGTTCGTTGCCGGACTGGCGGTATTCGGATTGGCCTCGCTGGCGGCGGCGTTCTCTCCCACCGCAGGCTGGCTGATCGCCGCGCGCGCCTTTCTCGGCCTGGGCGCGGCCATGATGATGCCGGCAACGCTCTCGCTGATCCGGCTGACGTTCACGAACGAGCAGGAGCGCGCCTTCGCCATCGGCGTGTGGGCCTCGGTCGCCTCGGGCGGCATGGCCTTCGGGCCGGTGGTGGGCGGCGCCCTGCTCGAGCACTTCTGGTGGGGGTCGGTGTTCCTGATCAATGTCCCCATCGTGCTGATCGCGCTGCCGCTGGCCGTGTACTTCATTCCGCGCGGCGGCCCGACGTCCGACCGACCATGGGATCCGGTGGCCTCGCTGCAGGCCCTGGTGGCGCTCGTGGGCATCACCTACGCCGTCAAGGAGTCCGGCAAGCAGGCTCCCGACTGGCTGGCTGCGCTCGCGGCGCTCGTCATCGGCTCGCTGTTCGCGTGGCGCTTTGTGCGCAGGCAACTCGACAGCGCCGACCCGCTGCTCGACCTCTCGCTGTTCCGCCATCGCGCGTTCAGTGCCGCCGTGGCAGGCGCCATGGTGACCGCCGCGGCGCTGATCGGCATGGAGCTCATGTTCAGCCAGCGCCTGCAGCTCGTGCTCGGACAGTCGCCCCTGCAGACCGGCTGGGCGATCCTGCCGCTGCCACTGGCCGCCTTCGTGGCAGGCCCCCTCGCGGGGCACTGGCTCTCGCGCATCGGCCACCAGCGCATGCTGCCCGGCGGCCTCCTGGTCGCAGGTATCGGCATGGCGGCATTCGTGCTCACCCACTCGGCGCAACAGCCGTTGTGGCAGGTCGGCAGCCTGGTGCTGATGGGGCTCGGCATGGGTGCGGCAATCACCACGGCATCGAGCACCATCATGCTGAGCGCGCCAGAGGACCGCGCCGGCATGGCCGCCTCGGTCGAGGAGGTTTCCTACGAACTCGGCGGTGCGCTGGGTATCACGCTCTCCGGCGGGCTGCTGTCGGCCGTCTACACGCATGCGATGCCGCCCCTTGCCGAGCTCTCCACGCCCGGCGCGGCTCCGCTGCCTTCCACCGTGCGCGACAGCCTCGACGAAGCATTGATGCTCGCCGAATCCCTGGGCAGCGAAACAGGCATCCGCCGCCTGACCGACGCCGCCTTCTCCGCATTCGGGCAGGCATTCGACGTGGTGCTGGCCGTCAACACCGCACTGCTTTGCATGGTTGCCGTGCTGGCATGGTGGAGCCTGAAGTCGAGGCGATGA
- a CDS encoding efflux RND transporter periplasmic adaptor subunit yields MTDQTKPNTAAPAPASASAAPAPSASAGNPQGRRKGLTIVAAACIVGALAWGGWHWMVARNYQTTDNAYVGGNVVQITPQVGGTVISIGADDTDFVKPGQLLVQLDTADALVALSQAESQLAQTVRQTRTLYANNAPLMAQVAAKQADLSRLQAEAARTADDVERRRPLTLTGAVGQEEFHHAQAQAKSAKDAVTAAQAAVRAAQAQLDAAEATTKGSNSADYPTVLAAAAKVREAYLALERTRLISPVGGYVAKRGVQLGQRVAAGSPLMTVVDLHNLWVDANFKESQLADLRIGQKTELEADVYGDKVTYHGTIVGLGAGTGAAFSLLPAQNATGNWIKVVQRVPVRISLDPADLAKHPLRVGLSMEVKTDIRDQSGTMLASTQRQAPVAQTSLYDASMPEAEARIAQIIAGKNLPPLTRLPALSEQAVKAIGAQAEPSAAQSPAADASNAQ; encoded by the coding sequence ATGACTGACCAAACCAAGCCCAACACCGCCGCACCAGCACCAGCATCCGCCTCTGCAGCCCCTGCACCATCGGCATCGGCCGGCAATCCGCAGGGCCGCCGCAAGGGCCTGACCATCGTTGCCGCCGCCTGCATCGTCGGAGCCCTCGCCTGGGGCGGCTGGCACTGGATGGTGGCCCGCAACTACCAGACCACCGACAACGCCTATGTGGGCGGCAACGTGGTGCAGATCACGCCGCAGGTCGGCGGCACGGTGATCAGCATCGGGGCCGACGACACCGACTTCGTCAAGCCCGGCCAGTTGCTGGTGCAACTCGACACCGCCGACGCGCTGGTGGCGCTGTCGCAGGCCGAGTCGCAACTGGCGCAGACCGTCCGCCAGACGCGCACGCTGTATGCCAACAACGCACCGCTGATGGCGCAGGTCGCGGCGAAGCAGGCCGACCTGTCGCGCCTGCAGGCCGAGGCCGCGCGCACGGCCGACGACGTGGAGCGCCGCCGTCCGCTCACGCTGACCGGCGCCGTCGGGCAGGAAGAGTTCCACCACGCGCAGGCCCAGGCCAAGTCCGCCAAGGACGCCGTGACCGCGGCGCAGGCCGCCGTGCGCGCTGCGCAGGCGCAACTCGACGCCGCAGAGGCCACCACCAAGGGCAGCAACTCCGCCGACTACCCCACCGTGCTGGCCGCGGCAGCCAAGGTGCGCGAAGCCTATCTCGCACTGGAGCGCACGCGGCTGATCTCGCCCGTCGGCGGCTATGTTGCCAAGCGCGGCGTGCAGCTCGGCCAGCGCGTCGCTGCGGGCTCGCCGCTGATGACCGTGGTCGATCTTCACAACCTCTGGGTCGATGCCAATTTCAAGGAAAGCCAGCTGGCCGACCTGCGCATCGGCCAGAAGACCGAACTCGAAGCCGATGTCTATGGCGACAAGGTCACCTACCACGGGACCATCGTCGGCCTGGGCGCAGGCACCGGCGCCGCCTTCTCGCTGCTGCCCGCGCAGAACGCCACCGGCAACTGGATCAAGGTGGTGCAGCGCGTCCCGGTGCGCATCAGCCTCGACCCCGCCGATCTCGCCAAGCACCCACTGCGAGTGGGCCTGTCGATGGAGGTGAAAACCGACATCCGCGACCAGAGCGGCACCATGCTCGCCAGCACCCAGCGCCAGGCACCGGTGGCGCAGACTTCGCTGTATGACGCCTCCATGCCCGAGGCCGAAGCGCGCATCGCCCAGATCATCGCGGGCAAGAACCTGCCGCCCCTCACCCGCCTCCCTGCGCTGTCCGAACAGGCCGTGAAGGCCATCGGCGCACAGGCAGAGCCGTCCGCCGCCCAGTCGCCCGCAGCCGACGCAAGCAACGCCCAGTAA
- a CDS encoding MarR family winged helix-turn-helix transcriptional regulator, with protein sequence MTTDGRQIVNAGDESTFFYQPGSYTPTESAGFLMRRVLSSILQQADAQLADHGLTYVQWLPLYKLLLCAETTNALLAKDLGMDPASVTRALDRIEAKGLLRRERSTSDRRVVHLALTDEGRRIAAEVPQVLSRVLNKHLDGFSHDECRLMLDMLKRMLRNGDAMRCNYAGEHPAHGPG encoded by the coding sequence ATGACAACCGATGGCCGCCAGATCGTGAATGCCGGGGACGAGAGCACGTTCTTCTACCAACCCGGCAGCTACACCCCGACTGAAAGTGCCGGCTTTCTGATGCGGCGTGTGCTGAGTTCGATCCTGCAACAGGCCGACGCCCAACTGGCCGATCACGGCCTGACCTATGTGCAATGGCTACCGCTCTACAAGCTGCTGCTGTGCGCCGAGACCACCAATGCCCTGCTTGCCAAGGATCTGGGCATGGATCCCGCTTCGGTCACGCGGGCGCTGGACCGCATCGAGGCCAAGGGGCTGCTGCGCCGCGAGCGCTCCACCTCCGATCGACGCGTCGTGCATCTTGCACTGACCGACGAAGGCCGTCGCATCGCGGCCGAGGTTCCGCAAGTGCTGTCGCGCGTGCTCAACAAGCATCTCGATGGCTTCTCCCACGATGAATGCAGGCTCATGCTCGACATGCTCAAGCGCATGCTGCGCAACGGCGACGCCATGCGCTGCAACTACGCTGGCGAGCATCCCGCCCATGGGCCGGGTTGA
- a CDS encoding LysR family transcriptional regulator: MTAAARSLGRAQSAVSMSIGLLEADLGLELFERSSRNLQITPAGEVMLGEARELLLQAQALEMRAQVLARGQPAQLAVAIDEALPCLPVAQLLSELAQRNGAIALSTLCGSSKEVANYVMQRRAQIGFQIDRGAALPECAQHFMSTVPQKIYVAAHHPLAVPDARVTCKALAAHRQIVAQIDGMDESIISPQVWRFDSSYMIADMVAAGVGWAILPENVANYVRPYHRLVELHCEEMVMPPLVVRMLWLQGTSLDETSRWMQERFAQLQGGAQAA; the protein is encoded by the coding sequence ATGACAGCCGCCGCGCGTTCGCTCGGGCGCGCGCAGTCGGCGGTCAGCATGTCGATAGGACTGCTGGAGGCCGATCTCGGGCTGGAGCTTTTCGAGCGCAGCAGCCGTAACTTGCAGATCACTCCTGCGGGCGAGGTGATGCTCGGCGAGGCGCGCGAGCTTCTGCTGCAGGCGCAGGCGCTGGAGATGCGCGCGCAGGTGCTGGCGCGCGGGCAACCGGCGCAATTGGCCGTCGCGATCGACGAGGCGCTGCCGTGCCTGCCGGTAGCCCAGTTGCTGTCGGAGCTGGCGCAGCGCAATGGCGCCATCGCGCTGAGCACGCTGTGCGGATCCTCGAAGGAGGTGGCGAACTACGTGATGCAGCGCCGCGCGCAGATTGGCTTCCAGATCGATCGCGGGGCCGCGCTGCCGGAGTGCGCGCAGCACTTCATGTCCACCGTGCCGCAGAAAATCTACGTGGCCGCGCACCATCCGCTTGCCGTGCCGGATGCGCGCGTCACCTGCAAGGCGCTCGCGGCGCACCGGCAGATCGTGGCGCAGATCGACGGCATGGACGAGAGCATCATCAGCCCGCAGGTCTGGCGCTTCGACAGTTCCTACATGATTGCCGACATGGTGGCGGCGGGCGTCGGCTGGGCGATTCTTCCGGAGAACGTGGCGAACTACGTGCGGCCGTACCACCGGCTGGTCGAGCTGCACTGCGAGGAAATGGTGATGCCGCCGCTGGTGGTGCGCATGCTGTGGCTGCAGGGCACGAGCCTGGACGAGACGTCGCGCTGGATGCAGGAGCGCTTTGCACAGTTGCAGGGCGGCGCGCAGGCTGCTTGA
- a CDS encoding response regulator has translation MQLLLVEDDPTMRTTLQRSLARRGFQVTALGDGAAALTELFAKPHDAVVLDLTLPGLDGLQVLQQARARGLRTPVLVLTARGTVGDRVRGLNAGADDYLPKPFDLDELEARLRALVRRSADQQEAQPSAPSQTTLGALRHDRSSGLFYLRDEPMEVTPREQALLRALLAHPGRALSKERLYEAVFPGQPDVQYEAIEVVVYRLRKKLADTGVSLMTLRGLGYLLKADQ, from the coding sequence ATGCAATTGCTTCTGGTTGAAGACGACCCCACGATGCGCACGACGCTGCAGCGCTCGCTCGCGCGCCGCGGCTTTCAGGTGACCGCGCTCGGCGATGGCGCGGCCGCGCTCACGGAACTGTTCGCCAAGCCACACGATGCGGTGGTCCTGGATCTGACGCTGCCCGGGCTCGACGGCCTGCAGGTGCTGCAGCAGGCACGTGCCCGCGGGCTGCGCACGCCCGTGCTGGTGCTGACCGCGCGCGGCACCGTGGGCGATCGCGTGCGCGGCCTCAACGCAGGCGCCGACGACTATCTGCCCAAGCCCTTCGATCTGGACGAACTCGAAGCCCGGCTGCGGGCGCTCGTGCGCCGCAGCGCCGATCAGCAGGAAGCCCAGCCCTCGGCGCCCTCGCAAACGACGCTGGGCGCCTTGCGCCATGACAGGAGCAGCGGCCTCTTCTACCTGCGGGACGAGCCCATGGAAGTCACCCCGCGCGAGCAGGCACTGCTGCGCGCCCTGCTCGCGCACCCGGGACGCGCCCTCAGCAAGGAGCGCCTGTACGAGGCCGTCTTTCCCGGCCAGCCCGACGTGCAGTACGAGGCCATCGAGGTCGTGGTCTACCGGCTGCGCAAGAAGCTGGCCGATACCGGCGTGTCGCTGATGACGCTGCGCGGCCTGGGTTATCTGCTGAAGGCCGATCAGTGA